The proteins below come from a single Miscanthus floridulus cultivar M001 chromosome 1, ASM1932011v1, whole genome shotgun sequence genomic window:
- the LOC136461388 gene encoding uncharacterized protein — MFILDHFKEALEFCDLHDLGFVGDVFTWRNKQYREEDYIQERLDRAVANGAWREWYPLVLVRNGDPYHSDHRPMIITTEGAHQSDQVNGGVRPFNFVASWVKEEACVGVVSEAWELGGARGEGSIAERFRSVVGSLHSWSVNMLGDHEKRMKKLKKELEKCRRSPIDDASVHIEAVLIYRLDKVEEQKDIFWRQHAHADWLEKGDRNTSFFHKWCSERKRRNRIGRLKKEDGGWVEEELEKQDFIADHFMQVFKARPVGDTQRLLQAVSPKVTAEMNNDLVRDFSHEEVKCALAAIGDMKAPGPGGMPALFYKQYWDIVGEQVCQEALEVLSGGAMTLD, encoded by the coding sequence ATGTTTATATTAGATCACTTCAAGGAGGCTTTGGAGTTCTGTGACCTCCATGATCTCGGGTTTGTGGGTGATGTCTTCACTTGGAGGAATAAACAATACCGGGAGGAGGATTATATCCAGGAGCGCCTGGATAGGGCTGTGGCAAACGGTGCTTGGAGGGAGTGGTACCCTCTTGTGCTTGTGAGGAATGGGGACCCATATCACTCCGACCACAGACCGATGATCATCACAACAGAGGGAGCCCATCAGTCTGATCAGGTGAATGGGGGAGTACGCCCCTTTAATTTTGTGGCTAGTTGGGTGAAGGAAGAAGCTTGTGTGGGGGTGGTGTCGGAAGCGTGGGAGCTAGGGGGCGCTCGGGGTGAAGGGAGCATAGCAGAAAGGTTTAGGAGTGTTGTGGGCAGCCTTCATTCCTGGAGTGTTAATATGCTAGGAGATCATGAGAAGAGAATGAAGAAACTTAAGAAAGAGCTAGAGAAGTGTAGACGTTCTCCCATTGATGACGCTTCGGTGCATATAGAAGCTGTCTTGATTTATAGATTAGATAAAGTGGAGGAGCAGAAAGATATTTTCTGGAGACAGCATGCTCATGCTGATTGGTTGGAGAAGGGTGATAGAAACACTTCGTTCTTCCATAAATGGTGCTCTGAGAGGAAAAGGCGTAATAGAATTGGTAGACTAAAAAAGGAGGATGGGGGCTGGGTGGAAGAGGAGTTAGAGAAGCAGGATTTTATTGCTGACCATTTTATGCAGGTCTTTAAGGCGAGGCCTGTGGGTGACACTCAGCGGCTCCTTCAGGCCGTGTCACCAAAGGTGACCGCTGAAATGAACAATGATCTTGTTCGGGATTTTTCTCATGAAGAAGTGAAGTGTGCTTTGGCGGCCATAGGGGATATGAAGGCCCCTGGACCGGGTGGGATGCCTGCACTATTTTACAAACAGTATTGGGACATTGTTGGCGAGCAGGTCTGTCAGGAGGCCTTGGAGGTGTTAAGTGGTGGTGCTATGACTTTGGATTGA